The following are encoded together in the Ovis aries strain OAR_USU_Benz2616 breed Rambouillet chromosome X, ARS-UI_Ramb_v3.0, whole genome shotgun sequence genome:
- the LOC132658811 gene encoding protein FAM209-like, with the protein MRSLIWLFFWSTFISFVFAYMFYALRDEAKEPPWMVPTGRHFRIRQSQPEHAPGWFGSNSHWLLIFLMFLVILKFPGGDDESNVCTPPGSQGCSSGPPGRKKIKASPYKDSMCGALTQVKKKLVNLVSRMRNLKLIAATGDRRQCPNIEVLGDAQNNYGI; encoded by the coding sequence ATGCGGTCGCTAATATGGTTATTTTTTTGGTCTACGTTTATCTCGTTTGTCTTTGCCTATATGTTTTATGCCCTGAGAGATGAAGCCAAAGAACCCCCATGGATGGTGCCCACCGGAAGGCACTTCCGAATTCGGCAGAGTCAACCAGAGCATGCCCCAGGCTGGTTTGGGAGCAATTCGCACTGGCTGTTAATCTTCCTCATGTTTTTGGTGATCCTGAAGTTTCCCGGAGGCGATGACGAAAGTAACGTGTGCACTCCTCCTGGCAGTCAGGGCTGTTCATCTGGCCCTCcaggaagaaagaagataaaagcTTCCCCCTACAAAGACTCTATGTGCGGTGCCTTAacccaggtcaagaagaaactTGTGAACCTTGTGTCCAGGATGCGGAATCTGAAACTCATTGCGGCAACCGGTGATAGACGCCAATGTCCCAATATCGAGGTTCTTGGTGATGCACAGAATAACTACGGTATATGA